The nucleotide window CGCTTCGATGACCGCAAGGCCGGCAACCTGCCTTCGGTGACCGGCGCGCGGGGCGAGCGCGTCCTTGGCGCGCTGTATCCGCGCTGACCCTACTTCGCCTGCGCGAGGTGATGGGCCACGAGGGCATTCGCATGCCCATGGCCGAGGCCATGTTCGCTTTTCAGCCAGTTCACCAGTTCCATGTGTTTCAGGCCACTGCCGTGCTCGCCCAACAGGGCGAACCAGTGGCCGACGGGATGGCCGTACTTCTGCTCGATCGAGGGAAAATAGGACGCGGGTCCCTTGGGCTGGCCGGACATGTGCTCTCCTTGTCAAATGGGTTCACCGGTACGACGTTCGGCCCGCGCTATGATCGACAACGGGTCCATTGTAAAAATCAATCGCTCCGGTGAACACAATTAATTTTGAAATCTGAACGAGAATCGTTATCATCTGTCTCAACCGTTATCCATTGCAGAGGCAGCCATGATCATCGCAGCGAAAAAACTCAGCCAGGTCACCACCCACATGGCCATCGCGTTCACGCTGATGTATGTGATGACGGGTTCGGCGGCCTTCGGCGGCCTCGCGGCGATCCTCGAGCCGGTCATCAACGTGGCGTTCCTGCCGATGCACGAAGGCTTCTGGCGCCGCCTGAGGGCACGCTCCCGCTACCACGCGACGGCCATGCTGGCAGCTGAAAAACTGAGCCAGACGCTATTCCACATGGCGGTCGCCTTCGGCGTGATGTTCTGGGCCACCGGCTCGGCGGCTTTCGGCGGCGTTGCGGCCGTGCTGGAGCCGATCCTGAACGTGATCGCGCTGCCCTACCACGACCGCCTGTGGGACCGCCTCGAACAGCGCCTGGCGGCGAATGCCCGCCTTGCGGCGGCTGTCTGATCCCCGGCAAGGCCGCGGGCCCGGACCCTGAACGAAAAAAAGGCGGCCAGCTCGCGCTGACCGCCTTTTTTGTTCAGGCTGAAAAAGCTTACACCGAGAACGAAGAACCGCAGCCGCAGGTCGACTGGGCGTTCGGGTTCTTGATCACGAACTGGGCACCTTCCAGGTCATCCTTGTAGTCGATCTCGGCGCCGATGAGGTACTGGTAGCTCATCGAGTCGATCAGCAGCTGCACGCCGTTCTTGACCATGGTGGTGTCGTCTTCGTTGACGATTTCATCGAACGTGAAACCGTACTGGAAACCGGAACAGCCGCCGCCCTGCACGAACACGCGCAGTTTCAGGTCGGGATTGCCTTCTTCCTCGATCAGCTGGGCCACTTTGTCGGCCGCGCTGTCGGAAAAGACGATCGGTGCCGGGATCACGTCTTGTGCTTCGGCTACTGCATTCATTGGAAACTCCCACTAGAAATCATTGCGGTCATTATAGACCTTTGCGCGCGCCCCTGCTGCGGCACGCCCCATTTCCCTGAGGATATGAGGCATGAATACACCAGTTCAATGGCAGAACGTCAAGGCAGCAGTGCGATCGTGTTCAGGCCCAGGCTTTCTTCCAGGCCGAACATCAGGTTCATGCACTGCACGGCCTGGCCGGAAGCGCCTTTCACCAGGTTGTCCTGCACCACCAGCACGATGACGGTGTTGCCATTGTCCGGACGGTGCACCGCCAGGCGCAGCATGTTCGAGCCCTTGGTGGTGCGGGTTTCCGGGTGCGAGCCGAACGGCATCACGTCGATGAACTGTTCGCCGGCGTAGGCATCCTCGAACAGCTTCTGCAGCTCGTCGTTGGAGATATCCTTCGTCAGCTTGCCGTACAGCGTGGAATGCATGCCGCGGATCATCGGCACCAGGTGCGGCGTGAACACCAGCGCCACCTTGTCGCTGGTCAGGCGCTGCAGCTGGGCGGTGGTTTCAGGCGTATGGCGGTGGCCGGCTACGCCGTAAGCCTTGAAATTGTCGCTCGATTCGGAGAACAGGATGCCGATCTCGGCCTTGCGGCCGGCACCCGATACGCCCGACTTGCAGTCGGCGATCAGGTTGCCCGCGTCGATCACCCCGGCCTTGAGCAGCGGCGCGAAGCCGATCTGCATCGTGTTCGGATAGCAGCCCGGGTTGGCGATCAGGTTCGCTCCCTTGATCTCTTCACGGTTCAGCTCGACGAGGCCATACACGGCCTGTTCCAGCAGTTCCGGCGCGGTGTGGTCGATCTTGTACGTCTTCTCGAACACGGCGCGGTCCTTGATGCGGAAATCGGCCGCCAGGTCGATCACCTTGACGCCCTTGGCCAGCAATTCCGGTGCCTGCGCCATCGCCACGCCGTGCGGGGTGGCGAAGAACACGACGTCGCATTGCGTCAGGTCCACCTTGTCCGGCGCGGAAAACGCCAGGTTCACGCGGCCGCGCAGCGACGGATACATGTCGGCCACGGGCAGGCCATCTTCCTTGCGCGACGTGATTGCCGTCAGCTGCACTTCGGGATGGACTGCCAACAATCGCAGCAGTTCCACGCCGGTGTAGCCGGTGCCGCCGACGATGCCAACTTTGATCATGTTCTTGTTCCTTGCAAAAGATGAATGAGTGAGAGCGAATTTTATCAGCCTGTGGTGACAGGCGTCTTACCCGTGCCGGAAAAGCAAAAAAGCCGCTGGAAACCAGCGGCTTTCTCGATTGCCGGCCCGGCGAACCGGGCGGCGGCAGGACAGGAAACGCGAATCGGAAACCGATTAACGCTTCGAGAACTGCTTTGCGCGACGTGCTTTACGCAGGCCGACTTTCTTACGCTCGACTTCACGGGCGTCACGGGTAACGAAGCCGGCACGTGCCAGATCGCCCTTCAGGCCTGCGTCGTAGTCGATCAGCGCGCGGGTAATGCCGTGGCGCACTGCACCTGCCTGGCCGGACTCGCCGCCGCCATGCACGTTGACCTTGATGTCGAAACGCTCGACGTTGCCGGTCAGTTCCAGCGGCTGACGGATCACCATCAGGCCGGTTTCGCGGGAGAAGTACTCGGAAGCAGGCTTGCCGTTCACGATGATCTGGCCGGTGCCGACCTTGATGAACACGCGAGCCACTGCACTCTTGCGACGGCCGGTGCCGTAGTTGTAGTTACCGATCATGTCAGTTCCTTAGAATTCGAGTGCTTTGGGTTGCTGGGCAGCGTGCGGGTGCGAACCTTCGGCGTACACTTTCAGCTTCTTGATCATTGCATAGCCCAGCGGGCCCTTCGGCAGCATGCCCTTGACGGCCTTTTCCAGGGCGCGGCCCGGGAAACGCTGTTGCATTTTCAGGAAGTTCGTTTCGTAGATACCGCCCGGGTAGCCGGAGTGACGGTAGTACGTCTTCTCGGTGGCCTTGGTGCCGGTCACGCGCAGCTTGCCTGCGTTGATGACGACGATGAAATCACCGGTGTCGACGTGAGGGGTAAATTCTGGCTTGTGCTTGCCGCGCAGTCGGCGTGCCACTTCGCTGGCAACACGGCCGAGGACTTTGTCCGTCGCGTCAATCACGAACCAGTCGCGCTGGACTTCATGGCCCTTAGCGGAAAAAGTTTTCATGTTTGACTTCCTAATGAAGATAAAAATAAACGCTCAAATCGGTGGTTCCGCACAGCGACGCGGTATCAGGTTCGATACAGCAGCCGACAGCGGACGCATCCTTCTTATGACTTTTCCTGAGCGAACGGAAAGCCGGCGATTATAGCGCGCCTCGCGCAGCCGGGTCAAGCGCTGCGAAGTCTTCCCCGGGCCGGCCGGCCGACTGTTGCTAATCGTGCAAAACCCGCGCTAGTATTGCCCACCGATATTGTCGAGAGGGCCCCGCAGTGCGATCCACCCTTGTTCCAACCCTGCTGTTCGCCGCACAGCTGGCCCTGGCCGCGCCGACACCCGCGCCGGCACCGCAGGCCGGCCGCACGTGCCACCTGCCCGGTGCCGAGGAAGCGCTGCGCTGCGTGACGGTGCGGGTCCCACTCGACTATGGCAAACCCGGCAAGACCATCGCGATCCACGCCACGGTGGCCCCGGCCTTCCGCGAAGCGGCGCGCGGCGACCCGCTGTTCGTGCTGGCCGGCGGCCCCGGCCAGGCCGGCAGCGATATCCTGCCGGTGGTGCAAATGGCGATGCGCCGCGTGCGCGCCACGCGCGACATCGTGCTGATCGACCAGCGCGGCACCGGCCTGTCGGGCAAGCTCGATTGCAAGCCACCGGCCGAGATCGACAGCATGACGGAAGAACAGCTCGATGCGGACGCCCGGCGCTGCATCGAATCGCTGGGCGCCCCCTACGGCAGCTACACCACGGATGCGGCGGCGCGCGACATCGAACGGGTGCGGCTGGCGCTGGGCTACGGGCAGGTCAACCTGTGGGGCGGTTCGTACGGTACCCGCCTGGCGCAGCACTACGCCCGCCTGTTCCCGGCGAACGTGCGCACCCTGGTGCTCGATGGCGTGGCCGCGCCGGACCAGGTGATTCCGGCTGGCGGGCGCGATGCCCAGGCCGCCCTGGAAACCACCTTCCGCCAGTGCGAACGGGACGCGGCATGCGCCCGCGCGTTTCCCGCGCTGCGCGCCGAATTCGCCGCGCTGGCGGCCCGCCTGGGCCAGGCCTCGGTCAGGATAGCAATGGCCGACCCGCGCACGGCCGCGCCGCGCACCGTGACGATGAGCCTGCGCCGCTTCACCGCCACCGTGCACCGCGCGCTGTATTCGCAGGCCGACGCGCACACGCTGCCGTTCCTGATCCACAGCGCGTTCCGGGACCGCTGGGAACCGTTCGTCGCCCAGAGCAACCGCGACAGCGACTTCGTCACCGATGGAGCGATGGCCGGCCCGCTGTACCTGGCCGTGGTGTGCGCCGAGGACTTCCCGCGGCTGACGCCGCAACTGGTGGCCGAGGATGCGCGCGGCTCGTTCCTCGGCACGCCGCAGGTCACGCAGCTGGCCGCGCTGTGCCCGGTCCTCAACGTCCAGCCCGTCGTCCATGGCGCGCCGGCCCGGATCGACGCACCGGCGCTGCTGCTGTCCGGCGCGCAGGATCCGGTGACGCCGCCACGCCGCGCGGAAGCGGCGGCCAGGCTGATGAAGGCGGCCCAGCACCTGGTGGTGAAAAACGGTGGCCACATCGTTTCGCCGCTCGGCTGCGTGCCGCGGCTGATGCGCGAATTCCTGGATGCGCCGCACCAGCGCGTGGCCGCGCAGTGCCTGGACGAGATCCCCGCCCCCACGTTCCAGCTGAACAGCGCCGGCCCGCAACCCTGAACGGATCAATCACGGATCAATGGCAGACAAGCGATGATAGAAGTCCACGACGTCAGCAAGCATTTCGGCAAGGTGCAAGCCCTGGCCGGTGCCACCTTCACCGCGCGCGATGGCCAGGTGACCGCCCTGCTGGGCCCCAATGGGGCCGGCAAGACCACCCTGCTGCGCCTGCTCGTCGGCCTGCTCGGGCGCGACGGCGGCACGATCCGCATCGACGGCATCGATCCCGGCACTGATCCGCTGGCGGCCCGGCGAAGCATCGGTTTCCTGACCGACCAGTTCGGGCTGTACGACAAGCTGTCGACGCGCGAGTACCTGCGCTACTTCGGCGAACTGAACGGCATGGACCGCCGCGCCATCGACAGCCGCATCGACGAGGTGACGGCGCTGCTGTCGCTGGAAGATATCCTTGAGCGCCGCGCAAAGGGCTTTTCGCAGGGCCAGCGCATCAAGGTTGCCCTGGCGCGCACGCTGCTGCACCGCCCGCGCAACCTGCTGCTCGACGAGCCGAGCCGCGGCCTGGACGTGATGAGCACCCGTGCGCTGCGGCGCGCGCTGGCGGCGCTGCGGGCCGACGGCTGCTGCGTGATCATGGCCACCCACGTGATGCAGGAAGTGACCAATTCCTGCGACGACGTGATCGTGATCGCGCGCGGCGCCACGGTGGCGCAGGGCTCGCCGCAGTCGCTGTGCGAACGCACCGGCATCGCCAGCCTGGAAGACGCCTTCGTCAAGCTGGTCGGCACCGACGAGGGGATTTCCGCATGAAGCCGCGTACCAGGCCCCTGTTCATCGTGGTATTCCTGAAGGAGCTGCGCGAAACGCTGCGCGACCGGCGCGCGCTGTCGCTGCTGCTGGTGTTCGTGCTGATGTATCCGCTGATGGTGGGCGGCATCCTGAACCAGCAGATCAACCGCGCCACGGCGTCGGACAAGGAAGGCATCGAGCTGACCGTGATCGGCGCGGGGCAGGCCCCCACGCTGATGGCGCAGCTCAAGCAACGCAACGTCAACATCACCGAAGCGGATCCGCTGTCCGAAGAACAGATCACCAGCCTGCTGCGCGGGCAAAAGGCTGCCGCGGTACTGCGGCTGTCGCCTGCCTACGCCAGCGATTACCACGACATGCGCCCGGCACGGCTGGAACTGTGGCACGACTCGGCCACCGACAATGGCCGCAGGGTGCGCGATATCGAGGATGTGCTGCGCGCCTACGGCAACACGATCGCCGGCGCGCGGCTGCTGGCGCACGGGGTATCGCCGGCCACGCTGGTTCCGATCCAGGTGCAGCGCTACGACACGGGCACCAGCGCCTCGCGCTCGGCTTCCGTGATCGGCACGATGCTCGGCATGTTCTTCATCCCCGCCTTCTTCTTCGCCCTCAGCCCCGCCGTCGACAGTACCGCCGGCGAACGCGAGCGGCGCTCCATGGAAGTGCTGCTGGCGCAGCCGGCCCGCACGATCGACCTGGTGGCAGGGAAGTGGTTCGCCGCTTCCGCCGTGGCGCTGGTCGGCCTGGTGGTGGAACTGTGCATGGCGCACGGCGTGCTGAAATGGCTGCCGCTGGAGGAGATCGGCATGTCGTGGCGCCTGACCTGGGGCGACCTCGTGCTGGTGTGCCTGGTCTCGGTGTCGCTGCCGCTGTTCGCCGCCGCGCTGGAGATCGCGCTGGCGATCAATGCGAAAACGTTCAAGGAAGCGCAAACCACGGCCAGCTTCGCCATGATCATCCCCATGGTGCCGGTGATCGTGGTGCCGATGCTGGACCTGGCCACGCAACTGTGGATGTACCTGGTACCGCTGCTGGCGCACCAGACGCTGCTGCGCGAACTGGCCAAGGGCCAGGCGGTGGGCCCGCTGCCGTTCCTGCTGACGTTCGGCAGCAGCCTGCTGGCGGCGCTGGCGTGCGTTGCCTTCACCAACTGGCGGATGAAGAGCGAGCGCTACATGATGGGCGTGTAGGGTTGGCAAAAGCGGGCAGCGAAAGCCGCCGGCGAAGGCGTCTCCGGCAGCCGCGGCCGGGCTGATTTACAATCGCACGTCAATATTGTCAGAGTTATCCGGAGATCGAAATGGAAGTCAAAGTCAGCTGGAACGGCCCGTCGGGCATGAGTTTTCGCGCCCAGACGGGGTCGGGCCACATGGTCGTGATGGATGGCGCGCCGGAAGGCGGCGGCCACAACCTGGCGCCGAGGCCGATGGAAATGGTCTTGCTGGGCACCGGCGGCTGCACTGCCTACGACGTGGTGCTGATCCTGAAACGGGGCCGCGCCGACGTGCGGGGCTGCAATGTCACGCTGCAGGCCGAGCGTGCCGATACCGATCCGAAGGTCTTCACGAAGATCAACTTCCACTTCGTCGTCACCGGCAAGGA belongs to Pseudoduganella albidiflava and includes:
- a CDS encoding DUF4287 domain-containing protein, producing MSGQPKGPASYFPSIEQKYGHPVGHWFALLGEHGSGLKHMELVNWLKSEHGLGHGHANALVAHHLAQAK
- a CDS encoding ABC transporter ATP-binding protein — encoded protein: MIEVHDVSKHFGKVQALAGATFTARDGQVTALLGPNGAGKTTLLRLLVGLLGRDGGTIRIDGIDPGTDPLAARRSIGFLTDQFGLYDKLSTREYLRYFGELNGMDRRAIDSRIDEVTALLSLEDILERRAKGFSQGQRIKVALARTLLHRPRNLLLDEPSRGLDVMSTRALRRALAALRADGCCVIMATHVMQEVTNSCDDVIVIARGATVAQGSPQSLCERTGIASLEDAFVKLVGTDEGISA
- the argC gene encoding N-acetyl-gamma-glutamyl-phosphate reductase — its product is MIKVGIVGGTGYTGVELLRLLAVHPEVQLTAITSRKEDGLPVADMYPSLRGRVNLAFSAPDKVDLTQCDVVFFATPHGVAMAQAPELLAKGVKVIDLAADFRIKDRAVFEKTYKIDHTAPELLEQAVYGLVELNREEIKGANLIANPGCYPNTMQIGFAPLLKAGVIDAGNLIADCKSGVSGAGRKAEIGILFSESSDNFKAYGVAGHRHTPETTAQLQRLTSDKVALVFTPHLVPMIRGMHSTLYGKLTKDISNDELQKLFEDAYAGEQFIDVMPFGSHPETRTTKGSNMLRLAVHRPDNGNTVIVLVVQDNLVKGASGQAVQCMNLMFGLEESLGLNTIALLP
- a CDS encoding ABC transporter permease, producing MKPRTRPLFIVVFLKELRETLRDRRALSLLLVFVLMYPLMVGGILNQQINRATASDKEGIELTVIGAGQAPTLMAQLKQRNVNITEADPLSEEQITSLLRGQKAAAVLRLSPAYASDYHDMRPARLELWHDSATDNGRRVRDIEDVLRAYGNTIAGARLLAHGVSPATLVPIQVQRYDTGTSASRSASVIGTMLGMFFIPAFFFALSPAVDSTAGERERRSMEVLLAQPARTIDLVAGKWFAASAVALVGLVVELCMAHGVLKWLPLEEIGMSWRLTWGDLVLVCLVSVSLPLFAAALEIALAINAKTFKEAQTTASFAMIIPMVPVIVVPMLDLATQLWMYLVPLLAHQTLLRELAKGQAVGPLPFLLTFGSSLLAALACVAFTNWRMKSERYMMGV
- the erpA gene encoding iron-sulfur cluster insertion protein ErpA, with amino-acid sequence MNAVAEAQDVIPAPIVFSDSAADKVAQLIEEEGNPDLKLRVFVQGGGCSGFQYGFTFDEIVNEDDTTMVKNGVQLLIDSMSYQYLIGAEIDYKDDLEGAQFVIKNPNAQSTCGCGSSFSV
- the rpsI gene encoding 30S ribosomal protein S9, producing MIGNYNYGTGRRKSAVARVFIKVGTGQIIVNGKPASEYFSRETGLMVIRQPLELTGNVERFDIKVNVHGGGESGQAGAVRHGITRALIDYDAGLKGDLARAGFVTRDAREVERKKVGLRKARRAKQFSKR
- a CDS encoding OsmC family protein, which translates into the protein MEVKVSWNGPSGMSFRAQTGSGHMVVMDGAPEGGGHNLAPRPMEMVLLGTGGCTAYDVVLILKRGRADVRGCNVTLQAERADTDPKVFTKINFHFVVTGKDLKPEAVERAVNLSHDKYCSASIMLAKTAEITHTFEIVEA
- the rplM gene encoding 50S ribosomal protein L13 gives rise to the protein MKTFSAKGHEVQRDWFVIDATDKVLGRVASEVARRLRGKHKPEFTPHVDTGDFIVVINAGKLRVTGTKATEKTYYRHSGYPGGIYETNFLKMQQRFPGRALEKAVKGMLPKGPLGYAMIKKLKVYAEGSHPHAAQQPKALEF
- a CDS encoding alpha/beta fold hydrolase, with amino-acid sequence MRSTLVPTLLFAAQLALAAPTPAPAPQAGRTCHLPGAEEALRCVTVRVPLDYGKPGKTIAIHATVAPAFREAARGDPLFVLAGGPGQAGSDILPVVQMAMRRVRATRDIVLIDQRGTGLSGKLDCKPPAEIDSMTEEQLDADARRCIESLGAPYGSYTTDAAARDIERVRLALGYGQVNLWGGSYGTRLAQHYARLFPANVRTLVLDGVAAPDQVIPAGGRDAQAALETTFRQCERDAACARAFPALRAEFAALAARLGQASVRIAMADPRTAAPRTVTMSLRRFTATVHRALYSQADAHTLPFLIHSAFRDRWEPFVAQSNRDSDFVTDGAMAGPLYLAVVCAEDFPRLTPQLVAEDARGSFLGTPQVTQLAALCPVLNVQPVVHGAPARIDAPALLLSGAQDPVTPPRRAEAAARLMKAAQHLVVKNGGHIVSPLGCVPRLMREFLDAPHQRVAAQCLDEIPAPTFQLNSAGPQP
- a CDS encoding DUF2061 domain-containing protein — its product is MIIAAKKLSQVTTHMAIAFTLMYVMTGSAAFGGLAAILEPVINVAFLPMHEGFWRRLRARSRYHATAMLAAEKLSQTLFHMAVAFGVMFWATGSAAFGGVAAVLEPILNVIALPYHDRLWDRLEQRLAANARLAAAV